In one Fodinicola acaciae genomic region, the following are encoded:
- a CDS encoding SDR family NAD(P)-dependent oxidoreductase, whose translation MTERFTDKVIIVTGGNSGVGRAVAERVAAEGAVAVIAARRKDVGEQVAGDIRASGGKSLFVQTDATVEEEVEALIRTTVEEFGRLDGAFNNAGGVNAAGPVGGIASESWQAELAQNLTSVFYGLKYEIPAILESGRGGAVLNHASNLGVVGMAEVAPYVAAKHGVVGLTKAVALEVAAAGVRVNALTTGGVDTPLFRTSMGTTPEAIAFIEGLHPVGRISRPEEIAAFAAFLLSEESTFVTGATLAVDGGFTAR comes from the coding sequence ATGACAGAGCGGTTCACAGACAAGGTCATCATCGTCACCGGCGGCAACTCCGGCGTCGGTCGTGCCGTCGCCGAGCGCGTCGCGGCCGAAGGCGCCGTCGCGGTCATCGCCGCGCGACGCAAGGACGTCGGCGAACAGGTCGCGGGCGATATTCGTGCCAGCGGCGGAAAATCGCTGTTCGTCCAGACGGACGCGACCGTCGAGGAGGAGGTCGAGGCGCTCATACGCACCACCGTCGAGGAGTTCGGACGGCTGGACGGAGCGTTCAACAACGCCGGCGGCGTGAACGCGGCCGGGCCGGTCGGCGGCATCGCCAGCGAGTCGTGGCAGGCCGAGTTGGCGCAAAACCTGACCAGCGTGTTTTACGGCCTGAAATATGAGATCCCGGCGATTCTGGAGTCCGGACGCGGCGGTGCCGTGCTCAACCACGCGTCGAATCTGGGTGTTGTCGGCATGGCCGAAGTCGCGCCTTATGTGGCGGCGAAACACGGTGTCGTCGGGCTGACGAAAGCCGTCGCGCTGGAGGTCGCGGCCGCCGGCGTACGCGTGAACGCGCTGACGACCGGCGGCGTGGACACGCCGCTTTTCCGTACGTCCATGGGGACGACGCCGGAAGCCATCGCCTTCATCGAAGGCCTGCATCCGGTGGGCCGGATCTCGCGGCCGGAGGAGATCGCCGCGTTCGCCGCCTTCCTGCTCAGCGAGGAGTCCACCTTCGTCACCGGCGCCACGCTGGCGGTCGACGGCGGCTTCACCGCTCGCTAG